The window ATGGAGGAGCTGACCGGGATTGCCGCGCAGCGTGTGGTCGGTTCACGCCTGAGCACCATCGCCGATCCGTGGAAAGAACTGCTGCAAGGCTTCATCAATCTGCCGGACGAGCATTTGCACAAGCAGCACCTGGCGCTTGATGGCCAGACGCGCTGGCTGAACCTGCACAAAGCGGCGATCGATGAACCGCTCGCGCCGGGTAACAGTGGCCTGGTATTGCTGGTGGAAGACCTGACCGAAACCCAGATGCTCGAAGACAAACTGGTGCACTCCGAGCGCCTGGCCAGCATCGGCCGCCTCGCCGCGGGTGTGGCCCATGAAATCGGCAACCCTATCACCGGCATCGCGTGCCTGGCGCAGAACCTGCGCGAAGAGCGTGAAGACGATGGCGAGCTGAAGGAAATCAGCGGGCAGATCCTCGAGCAGACCAAGCGCGTGTCACGCATCGTTCAGTCGCTGATGAGCTTCGCCCACGCCGGCAGCCATCAGCACAGCGACGAGCCCGTCTGTCTGGCCGAAGTGGCCCAGGATGCGATCGGTCTGCTGGCCCTGAACCGACGCAATTTCGAAGTGCAGTTCTATAATCTGTGCGACCCCGATCACTGGGTCGAAGGCGATCCACAGCGCCTCGCCCAGGTCTTGATCAACCTGCTCTCAAACGCCCGTGACGCCTCGCCTCCCGGCAGTGCGGTGCGGGTCAAAAGCGAAGCCGGCGAACACACGGTCGATCTGATCGTGGAAGACGAAGGCAGTGGTATTCCGAAGAACATCATGGACAGATTGTTCGAACCTTTCTTCACCACCAAGGATCCTGGCGAAGGCACCGGTCTGGGCCTTGCACTGGTCTATTCCATCGTTGAAGAGCATTATGGACAAATCACCATCGACAGCCCGGCTGATGTACAAAGCCAACGCGGCACCCGTATCCGGGTGACTTTGCCGCGTCATGTCGAAGCGACGTCCGCTGTGAACTGAGACCGTCGAGAGTATCGAATCAATGCCGCACATTTTGATCGTCGAAGACGAAACAATTATCCGCTCCGCCTTGCGCCGCCTGCTGGAACGTAACCAGTACCAGGTCAGCGAAGCCGGTTCAGTGCAGGAAGCACAAGAACGCTTCACCATTCCCACGTTCGACCTGATCGTCAGCGACTTGCGTCTGCCGGGCGCCCCGGGCACCGAGTTGATCAAACTCGGCCAGGGCACTCCGGTGCTGATCATGACCAGCTACGCCAGCCTGCGTTCGGCCGTAGATTCGATGAAGATGGGTGCGGTGGATTACATCGCCAAACCTTTCGACCACGACGAAATGCTCCAGGCCGTCGCCCGAATCCTGCGTGACCGCCAGTCGCTGCCAGCCAGCGGCGAACCGGTCACCGGCAAAGCCGGCAATGGCGCAGCAAAACCAGGTGTCGATAACAGCAACGGCGAAATCGGCATCATTGGTTCATGCCCGCCGATGCAGGACCTGTACAGCAAGATCCGCAAAGTCGCGCCGACCGATTCCAATGTCCTGATCCAGGGCGAATCCGGTACCGGTAAAGAACTGGTGGCCCGCGCCCTGCACAACCTGTCCCGACGCGCCAAGGCGCCGATGATTTCGGTGAACTGCGCAGCCATTCCGGAAAGCCTGATCGAGTCCGAACTGTTCGGCCACGAAAAGGGCGCATTCACCGGCGCCAGCGCCGGGCGTGCCGGTCTGGTGGAAGCGGCCGACGGCGGCACCTTGTTCCTCGACGAAATCGGCGAACTGCCGCTGGAAGCCCAGGCTCGCCTGCTGCGCGTATTGCAGGAAGGTGAAATTCGCCGGGTCGGCTCAGTCCAGTCGCAAAAGGTCGATGTGCGTTTGATCGCCGCGACTCACCGCGACCTCAAGAGCCTGGCGAAGATCGGTCAGTTCCGTGAAGACTTGTACTACCGCCTCCACGTGATCGCCCTGAAACTGCCGGCCTTGCGCGAGCGCGGTGCCGACGTCAACGAGATCGCCAATGCCTTCCTGGCGCGACAGAGCGCGCGGGTCAACCGCACCGACCTGAAGTTCGCCGCGGATGCCGAGCAGGCGATTCGTCATTATTCCTGGCCGGGTAACGTTCGTGAACTGGAAAACGCCGTCGAGCGCGCCGTCATCCTGTGTGAGAGCCCGGAGATTTCCGCCGAGCTGCTGGGGATCGACATCGAACTGAGCGATCTGGAAGACGACGACTTCATCGGCCTGCCCCCGCAACAGGGCAACGGCGCCAGCAACAACAATCATGAGCCGACCGAAGACCTGTCGCTGGAAGACTACTTCCAGCACTTCGTGCTTGAGCATCAGGACCACATGACGGAAACCGAACTGGCGCGCAAACTCGGGGTGAGTCGCAAATGCCTGTGGGAACGTCGTCAGCGCCTGGGCATTCCGCGGCGCAAGACCGGGGTGGCCAGCGAGAGCTGAACGTCACCTGTCAGGTGTGCGGGTAACACGTGACTTTGTGAAAAAACTGTTACCCCAGTCTTTTCACGTAACAGAAGCCGGGGCTTACGGTAACGAAGCCCCGGTTTTTTTGGGCCTCGAAAAACCCCATCAACCCGCCTAACCCCTTGTTCTACTGGGTCTCGCAAAAGTTGGCACGCACCCTGCTATATGTTTAGTACAAGAACAATAACAAGCAATGCACAAGACAATAAAAATAAGACGAATCGACTCACGCACAATAAAAACAAGACGGCGAGAGGCGCAGCTAACTGATTCTTTTGGAGAGGCGTTGTATTTGGGGCTTGCCCCACGACCAGGCCGAGAATAATAAAAAACTGTCCTAAGACAGTGCCTGAACTGGTTGGATCGCAAGATCACTGCAACACAGCGACCAAAGCAATCCGTTTGCTCTTGGCTCCCGATTGGGAGGGTCATGAAGGAAAAGCTTCATGGCGAGGGCACTTAACAAAAACAAAAAGCCCGAATCAAAAATAAAAATAGAGCATGCAACTACTTTCTTGGGGAGCTTCGGCTCCCCTTGTAGTTTCTGGCGTTTGAGCTCTTGTAGCAGCTGCTACACGGTTCGCTACACAAACTCGCCTTCCAGACATCCCCTTCAAGTGCTTGCGCAGCTTCCTACACCATCCCCCGACTAAATGCTAGAATCCCCGCCCATCATGCGGTCATTCTTCGTTATGGCCGAACATTCCTTCAAACAGTGCATCCCATGCTGAAGAAGTTGTTCCAGTCATTCCGTTCTCCCAAGCGTCATACGCAACACATTCGCAGTACGCCTGAAGTGCTCAACAGCGGCCAACATTCGCTGCAAAAGGGTCAGTTCAGCCGTTACGCGGTGAACATCGTCGAACGCCTGCAGAACGCCGGTTACCAGGCTTACCTGGTTGGCGGCTGTGTGCGTGACATGCTGCTTGGCATCACGCCAAAAGATTTCGACGTCGCCACCAGTGCCACCCCTGAACAGGTGCGAGCCGAATTCCGCAATGCGCGGATCATCGGTCGCCGCTTCAAACTGGTGCATATCCACTTTGGCCGCGAAATCATCGAAGTCGCGACCTTCCGCGCTAATCACCCGCAAAACGACGACGAAGAAGACAGCAACCAGTCTTCCCGTAACGAGAGCGGGCGTATCCTGCGCGACAACGTCTACGGCACGCTGGAAGAAGACGCGCAACGCCGCGACTTCACCATCAACGCCCTGTATTACGATCCGGTCAGCGAGCGCATTCTCGATTACGCCAATGGCGTACACGACATTCGCAATCACCTGATCCGTCTGATCGGCGACCCGAAGCAACGCTACCAGGAAGACCCGGTACGGATGCTGCGGGCCGTGCGTTTCGCCGCCAAGCTTAATTTCGGCATCGAAAAACACAGCGCCCAGCCGATCCGCGACTTGGCGCCGATGTTGCGCGAGATCCCGTCAGCCCGTCTGTTCGAAGAAGTGCTCAAGCTGTTCCTCTCCGGCCATGCCGCGGACACCTTCGAGATGCTGGTCGACCTGCAGCTGTTCGATCCGCTGTTCCCGGCCAGTGCCGAGGCGCTGGAATACAACCCGACGTACACCCACACCTTGATCAGCGAAGCGTTGATCAATACCGACCTGCGCATCAAGCAGAACAAACCGGTTACCCCGGCGTTCCTGTTTGCAGCCCTGTTGTGGCCTGCCCTGCCGGCCCGCGTACTGCGCCTGCAAGAACGTGGCATGCCGCCGATTCCGGCGATGCAGGAAGCGGCTCATGAGCTGATTGCCGAACAGTGTCAGCGGATCGCGATCCCGAAACGCTTCACCATGCCGATCCGCGAAATCTGGGACATGCAGGAACGTCTTCCGCGCCGCAGCGGCAAGCGGGCCGACCTGTTGCTGGATAACCCGCGGTTCCGCGCCGGTTACGACTTCTTGCTGCTGCGCGAAAGCGCTGGCGAGCAGACCGATGGCCTGGGCGAATGGTGGACTGACTATCAGGACGCCAACGACAGTGAGCGTCGGGACATGATCCGCGACCTCAGCGGCAAGGATGAAGGCACCGGCGCTCCACGCAAACGTCGTCGCAGCGGTGGCGCCAAGCGCAAACGCGCGGCCGGCGCACCGAGTGCCACGGGCGAGTAATCCATGGAACGCATCTACATCGGCATGGGCAGCAATCTGGCTGACCCCGCCGAACAATTGCGCAGCGCCGTCGAGGCGCTGGCTCGGTTGCCGCAGACCGAACTGATCGGTGTGTCCGGGTTTTATCAAAGCGACTCGCTCCTGCCCGGCCAACCGCGTTACACCAACGCGGTCGCCGCCCTCGACAGCACGCTCACGCCGCTGGACCTGCTCGATGCGCTGCAAGCCATCGAGAACGGACAGGGCCGCGAGCGTCTTGAGCGCTGGGGGCCGCGCACGCTGGACCTCGACATCGTGCTGTTTGGCGATCGGCTGATCGACGAACCACGCCTCAAGGTGCCGCACTATCACATGCAGGAACGGGCTTTCGTACTGTATCCGCTGGCCGAACTCGCGCCGACGGAGCTGCATCTGGCCGATGGTCGCAGCCTGAAGGCACTACTCGCCGATTGCCCGTTCGTCGGCCTGGAACGCCTCCCCCAAAATTAACACCGATCCCTGTGGGAGCAGGCTTGCCCGCGATGGCGGACTACCAGTCAGCATTGATGTTGAATGTAAAGTCGCCATCGCGGGCAAGCCCGCTCCCACAGTGTTTTGTACAAGGCTCAAGATCGACCGCAAACCTGCTGAAACGCATCAGTTACCCCGGTAACACCGACCGCGTAACAATGCGGTAACACATGCAATTGACTTCCCGAGTTCTCCTCACGACTATAGGCGTCCCGCTGCCGCCAACACGGCATTGAAGGGCGCAATCCAGGCCTTAAAAGCACGACAACAGACCGTGCGCCTGTATTTAACGAAGAATCACGCGCGTTACTCGCAGTAGTTTCCACAGCGCCTGAATGAGGAACTTTTCATGCCAGCCATTACCCTGACCACTCTGCAAGGTCTCAAGCAAAAAGGTGAAAAGATCACCATGCTGACCTGCTATGACGCGACCTTCGCCCACGCCTGCAATCAGGCTGGCGTAGAAGTGCTGCTGGTGGGCGACTCCCTCGGCATGGTTCTGCAGGGTCACGACAGCACCTTGCCGGTGACCACCGCGGAAATGGCTTACCACGTGGCAGCCGTCAAACGCGGTAACGCCGATGCGCTGATCCTCGCCGACCTGCCGTTCATGGCCTACGCCACCACCGAACAAGCCATGAGCAACAGCGCCCTGTTGATGCAGGCCGGTGCGCACATGGTCAAGGTTGAAGGGGCCTTGTGGCTCGCCGACTCGATCCGTCTGCTGGCCGAACGCGGTATCCCGGTGTGCGCGCACATGGGCCTGACGCCGCAATCGGTGAACATCCTGGGCGGTTATAAAGTCCAGGGCCGCAGCGAGAACCAGGCACGGCAAATGCGCGCCGACGCCATCGCCCTGGAGCAGGCCGGTGCAGCCATGTTGCTGCTGGAGTGCGTACCGAGCGAACTGGCCCAGGAAATCACCCAGGCGGTAGGCATTCCGGTGATCGGCATCGGCGCCGGCAGTGGCACCGACGGCCAGGTCCTGGTCCTGCACGACATGCTGGGCCTGTCGATTACCGGCCGTGTGCCTAAATTCGTAAAAAACTTCATGAACGGCCAGACCAGTATTCACGCTGCGTTGAGCGCCTACGTTTCTGAAGTCAAGGCAGCCACTTTCCCTGGGATCGAACACGGATTCTCTGCATGAACACCGTAAAAACCGTACGCGAACTTCGGGCCGCTGTCGCCCGTGCCCGCAGCGAAGGCAAGCGCATCGGCTTCGTGCCGACCATGGGCAACCTGCACAGCGGTCATATCGCGCTGATTACCAAAGCGACCCAACGGGTGGATTTCGTGGTCGCGAGCATTTTCGTCAACCCGCTGCAATTCGGCGCCGGCGAAGACCTCGACAAGTACCCGCGGACCCTGGCCGCCGACCAAGAGAAACTGCTCCAGGCCGGTTGCCACCTGCTGTTCGCGCCAAGCGTCGAAGAGATGTACCCCGACGGCATGGCCGGCCAGACCCGCGTCAGCGTCCCGCAACTCTCCGAAGGCCTGTGCGGCGCCAGCCGTCCCGGGCATTTCGAAGGGGTGGCGACGGTGGTCAGCAAGCTGTTCAACATGGTCCAGCCGGACCTGGCGATCTTCGGCCAGAAAGATTTCCAGCAACTGGCGGTGATCAAATCCCTGGTCCACGACCTGAATATGCCGATCCAGATCATTGGCGAACCGACCGTACGTGCGCCCGATGGCCTGGCGCTGTCGTCGCGCAATGGTTTCCTCAGCGAAGAGCAACGGGCCGTTGCGCCGACGGTATATCGCGGCCTGAGCCAGATTGCCGAGGCGATCAAACAGGGCGACCGGGATTTCCCGGCGCTGATCGACGCACAGATCAAGCAGCTCGAAGCGGCGGGATTGCGCCCTGATTACCTGGAGATTCGTCACGCGCAAACTTTGCGCCCGGCGACCCCTGAGGATCGGGACCTGGTGATTCTGGTGGCGGCGTTCCTGGGGACTACGCGGTTGATCGACAACCTGCACCTGAACCTCGACGCCACCGCCTGAACACCACAAAACCCCTGTAGAAGCGAGCCTGCTCGCGATGAGGCCATCACTTCAACATCTATGTTGAGTGGAAAGCCGCCATCGCGGGCAAGCCCGCTCCCACAGGGGATCTGCGTCAGTTTTTACATCGTATTGCTGCCTCTGAAGCCTTCGGGCAAACTGCCCGCCGTTCGATTCCGACCTGGGAAACCCTCATGCACGCCATCATGCTCAAAGCCAAGCTGCATCGCGCCGAAGTCACTCACGCCGTACTCGATTACGAAGGTTCTTGCGCCATCGACGGCGAATGGCTGGACTTGTCCGGTATCCGTGAATACGAACAGATCCAGATTTATAACGTCGACAACGGCGAACGCTTCACCACCTATGCGATTCGTGGTGAAGAAGGCTCGCGCATGATCTCGGTCAACGGCGCCGCCGCGCACAAGGCCAAGGTCGGTGACCGGGTGATCATCTGCGCCTACGCGCATTACAGCGAAGCCGAGTTGCTCAACTTCAAGCCGCGCATGCTCTACATGGCGCCGGGCAATGAACTGAGCCACACCAGCAATGCCATTCCGGTTCAGGTCGCCTGATCGAACCGCCGCCCCTCCCGCTTGTCGAAACGTTCCCTGCTTTGTGTATAAAAAAGTACCGGGAACGTGTTAGACAAAGTCAAGACAGATCGCAGCGCGAGGTTTACTGTATTCGCCCTGTGTCATTGAAATCGTGTCGACGCAGTTGACCGGACGCCTGCCCACGGCGCTCCGGGATTTTCAGTGTTCAAAAAAGCCGTTCAAGTAAAAAGGAAACCCGCAGCGATGGCGTACTACCGCACTCCTCATGACGTTACCGCTCTGCCCGCCTGGCAAGCGTTGAATGACCACCGCCAAGCCATGCAGGATTTCAGCATGCGCGAGGCCTTCAATGCCGATCCGCAGCGCTTTACTCAATTCACCCTCAGCAGCTGCGGCCTGTTTCTCGATTACTCGAAGAACCTGATCAACGCCGAGACCCGCAATCTGCTGGTGGGCCTGGCCAATGAAGTCGACCTCAAGGGCGCGATCAAGTCGCTGTTCGACGGCGAAATCGTCAATTCCTCGGAAGGTCGCCCGGCCCTGCACACCGCCCTGCGCCGCCCGGTCGGCGACAAACTGTCGGTGAACGGCGTCAACGTGATGCCTGAAGTGCACAAGGTGCTGAACCAGATCACCGACCTCGTCGGCCGCATCCACGACGGTCTGTGGCGCGGTTATACCGAGAAGCCGATCACTGACGTGGTGAATATCGGCATCGGTGGCTCGTTCCTCGGCCCTGAGCTGGTCTCTGAAGCGCTGCTGTCCTACGCCCAGAAAGGCGTGCGCTGCCATTACCTGGCAAACATCGACGGCAGTGAATTCCACGAACTGACCATGAAGCTGCGCGCCGAGACCACGCTGTTCATCGTTTCGTCGAAATCCTTCAATACCCTCGAAACCCTGAAGAACGCGCAAGCCGCTCGCGCCTGGTACCTGGCTCAGGGCGGTTCGGAAGCCGAGCTGTATCGTCACTTCATCGCCGTCTCCAGCAACAACGCGGCGGCGGTGGCATTCGGTATCCGCGAAGAAAACATCTTCCCGATGTGGGACTGGGTCGGCGGCCGTTACTCGCTGTGGTCGGCTATTGGCTTGCCAATCGCACTGGCCATCGGCATGTCGAACTTCAAGGAACTGCTGTCCGGTGCCTACACCATGGACCAGCACTTCCAGAGCGCGCCATTCGACCAGAACATGCCGGTGCTGCTGGCCTTGCTCGGCGTCTGGTACGGCAACTTCTGGGGCGCGCAAAGCCACGCGATCCTGCCGTACGACCACTACCTGCGCAACATCACCAAGCACTTGCAACAGCTGGACATGGAGTCCAACGGCAAGAGCGTACGCCAGGACGGCACGCCAGTGTCCACCGACACCGGCCCGGTCATCTGGGGCGGCGTGGGTTGCAACGGTCAGCACGCGTATCACCAGTTGCTGCACCAGGGCACCCAACTGATTCCGGCCGACTTCATCGTGCCGATTGTCAGCTTCAACCCGGTCTCCGACCACCACCAGTGGCTGTATGCCAACTGCCTGTCGCAGAGCCAGGCGTTAATGCTCGGCAAGACCCTGCCGGAAGCCGAAGCCGAACTGCGCGACAAAGGCATGAGCGAAGAAGACGTGCATAAAATCGCGCCGCACAAGGTGATCCCGGGCAACCGTCCGAGCAACACCATTGTGGTCGAGCGCATCAGCCCGCGTCGTCTTGGCGCGCTGGTGGCGATGTACGAACACAAAGTCTTCGTGCAAAGCGTGGTCTGGGGCATCAATGCCTTCGACCAGTGGGGCGTGGAGTTGGGTAAAGAGCTGGGCAAGGGCGTCTACAACCGCCTGGTCGGCAGCGAAGAAACCCCGGCTGACGATGCTTCCACCCAAGGCCTGATCAACTATTTCCGCGGTCGTCACCGCGGTTGATCTGACGCATTATCGCTATCCCCTGTGGGAGCGGGCTTGCTCGCGAACGCGGTGGGTCATTCAACGATGATGTTGACTGACCCGCCGCTTTCGCGAGCAAGCCCGCTCCCACATTGGTTTTTGTGTCTGGCTTGAACCCTTTGGCTACTCGGCGCATCTTTATTACTTGTCGCAAAACAAGAATAAGGAACCGTCATGTTCGATATCAGCACATTCCCCAAAGCCGATGCCGTCCGCCGGGCTGCAAACCTGAGTCAAGATGACTACCACCGCCTCTACCGCCAATCCATCGAACACCCCAGCACCTTCTGGGCCGAGCAGGCGGGCCGCTTTCTCGACTGGAGCACGCCATGGGAAACCGTCCAGCGCTATAACCTGAAAACCGGCGAGGCCAGCTGGTTTGCCGGTGGCAAACTGAACGTCAGCTACAACTGCATCGACCGTCACCTGGAAAAACGCGGCGATCAGATCGCCATCCTCTGGGAAGGCGACGACCCCGCCGAATCCGCCCAGATCACCTACAAAAAACTCCATCACAACGTCTGTCGCCTGGCCAACGTGCTCAAAAGCCGTGGCGTGAAAAAGGGCGACCGCGTGTGCATCTACATGCCGATGATTCCTGAAGCGGCCTACGCCATGCTTGCCTGCACGCGGATTGGCGCGGTGCATTCGGTGGTGTTCGGTGGCTTTTCGCCAGACTCGGTACGCGACCGGATTCTCGACGCCGACTGCCGCACGGTGATCACCGCCGACGAAGGCGTGCGCGGCGGAAAATTCGTGCCGCTCAAACAGAAAGTCGACCAGGCGCTGCAAAGTTGCCCGAACGTCAGCACCGTCATCGTCGTCGAGCGCACCCATGGCGAAGTGGATTGGGTCGAAGGTCGCGACCTCTGGTATCACCAAGCGCTGCGCGACGTCAGCGACGATTGCCCGCCGGAACCCATGGACGCCGAAGACCCGCTGTTCATCCTTTACACCTCCGGCAGCACCGGCAAACCCAAAGGCGTGCTGCATACCACCGGCGGCTATCTGCTGCAAGCGGCAATGACCTTCAAGTACGTGCTCGACTACCGCGATGGTGAAGTCTTCTGGTGCACCGCTGACGTCGGCTGGGTCACCGGCCACAGCTATATCGTCTATGGCCCGCTGGCCAACGGCGCGTCCACGCTGATCTTCGAAGGCGTGCCGAGCTACCCGAGCAGTTCGCGTTTCTGGCAGGTGATCGACAAACACCACGTCAACATTTTCTACACCGCCCCGACCGCGCTGCGCTCGCTGATGCGCGAAGGCCCGGAACCGTTGAAGGATACTTCGCGCCAGAGCCTCAGATTACTCGGCAGCGTCGGTGAGCCGATCAACCCGGAGGCGTGGGACTGGTACTTCAACGTCGTCGGCGACCAGCGTTGTCCGATCGTCGACACCTGGTGGCAGACCGAAACCGGCGGCATCATGCTCAGCCCGCTGGTCAGCGCGCAACGGATCAAGCCCGGCTGCGCCACCCAACCGATGTTCGGCGTGCAACCGGTGCTGCTGGATGAAACGGGCAAGGAAATCAAAGGCGCCGGCAGCGGCGTACTGGCGATCAAATCCAGCTGGCCGGCGCAGATCCGCAGCGTCTATGGCGACCCGCAACGCATGGTCGACACCTACTTCAAGCCCTACCCCGGCTACTACTTCACCGGCGACGGCGCGCGGCGTGATGAGGATGGCGATTACTGGATCACCGGCCGCATCGACGACGTGATCAACGTCTCCGGGCACCGCATCGGCACTGCCGAGGTAGAAAGCGCGCTGGTGCTGCACGACAGCATCGCCGAGGCCGCCGTGGTCGGTTATCCCCACGACCTCAAGGGCCAGGGCATCTATGCCTTCGTCACGCCCATGAACGGCACCGAGGCCAATGACGAACTGAAGAAAGAACTGCTGGCCCACGTCAGCAAGGAAATCGGCAGCTTCGCCAAACCGGACTTGATCCAGTGGGCACCGGCTTTGCCGAAAACCCGGTCGGGCAAGATCATGCGGCGCATCCTGCGCAAAATAGCCTGCAACGAACTGGACAGCTTGGGGGACACCTCGACCCTGGCCGACCCGAGCGTGGTGCAAGAGTTGGTCGATAAACGCCTGAACCAGTAACTTCTGTT is drawn from Pseudomonas sp. 31-12 and contains these coding sequences:
- a CDS encoding sigma-54 dependent transcriptional regulator; its protein translation is MPHILIVEDETIIRSALRRLLERNQYQVSEAGSVQEAQERFTIPTFDLIVSDLRLPGAPGTELIKLGQGTPVLIMTSYASLRSAVDSMKMGAVDYIAKPFDHDEMLQAVARILRDRQSLPASGEPVTGKAGNGAAKPGVDNSNGEIGIIGSCPPMQDLYSKIRKVAPTDSNVLIQGESGTGKELVARALHNLSRRAKAPMISVNCAAIPESLIESELFGHEKGAFTGASAGRAGLVEAADGGTLFLDEIGELPLEAQARLLRVLQEGEIRRVGSVQSQKVDVRLIAATHRDLKSLAKIGQFREDLYYRLHVIALKLPALRERGADVNEIANAFLARQSARVNRTDLKFAADAEQAIRHYSWPGNVRELENAVERAVILCESPEISAELLGIDIELSDLEDDDFIGLPPQQGNGASNNNHEPTEDLSLEDYFQHFVLEHQDHMTETELARKLGVSRKCLWERRQRLGIPRRKTGVASES
- a CDS encoding polynucleotide adenylyltransferase PcnB, encoding MLKKLFQSFRSPKRHTQHIRSTPEVLNSGQHSLQKGQFSRYAVNIVERLQNAGYQAYLVGGCVRDMLLGITPKDFDVATSATPEQVRAEFRNARIIGRRFKLVHIHFGREIIEVATFRANHPQNDDEEDSNQSSRNESGRILRDNVYGTLEEDAQRRDFTINALYYDPVSERILDYANGVHDIRNHLIRLIGDPKQRYQEDPVRMLRAVRFAAKLNFGIEKHSAQPIRDLAPMLREIPSARLFEEVLKLFLSGHAADTFEMLVDLQLFDPLFPASAEALEYNPTYTHTLISEALINTDLRIKQNKPVTPAFLFAALLWPALPARVLRLQERGMPPIPAMQEAAHELIAEQCQRIAIPKRFTMPIREIWDMQERLPRRSGKRADLLLDNPRFRAGYDFLLLRESAGEQTDGLGEWWTDYQDANDSERRDMIRDLSGKDEGTGAPRKRRRSGGAKRKRAAGAPSATGE
- the folK gene encoding 2-amino-4-hydroxy-6-hydroxymethyldihydropteridine diphosphokinase, with translation MERIYIGMGSNLADPAEQLRSAVEALARLPQTELIGVSGFYQSDSLLPGQPRYTNAVAALDSTLTPLDLLDALQAIENGQGRERLERWGPRTLDLDIVLFGDRLIDEPRLKVPHYHMQERAFVLYPLAELAPTELHLADGRSLKALLADCPFVGLERLPQN
- the panB gene encoding 3-methyl-2-oxobutanoate hydroxymethyltransferase → MPAITLTTLQGLKQKGEKITMLTCYDATFAHACNQAGVEVLLVGDSLGMVLQGHDSTLPVTTAEMAYHVAAVKRGNADALILADLPFMAYATTEQAMSNSALLMQAGAHMVKVEGALWLADSIRLLAERGIPVCAHMGLTPQSVNILGGYKVQGRSENQARQMRADAIALEQAGAAMLLLECVPSELAQEITQAVGIPVIGIGAGSGTDGQVLVLHDMLGLSITGRVPKFVKNFMNGQTSIHAALSAYVSEVKAATFPGIEHGFSA
- the panC gene encoding pantoate--beta-alanine ligase gives rise to the protein MNTVKTVRELRAAVARARSEGKRIGFVPTMGNLHSGHIALITKATQRVDFVVASIFVNPLQFGAGEDLDKYPRTLAADQEKLLQAGCHLLFAPSVEEMYPDGMAGQTRVSVPQLSEGLCGASRPGHFEGVATVVSKLFNMVQPDLAIFGQKDFQQLAVIKSLVHDLNMPIQIIGEPTVRAPDGLALSSRNGFLSEEQRAVAPTVYRGLSQIAEAIKQGDRDFPALIDAQIKQLEAAGLRPDYLEIRHAQTLRPATPEDRDLVILVAAFLGTTRLIDNLHLNLDATA
- the panD gene encoding aspartate 1-decarboxylase, which codes for MHAIMLKAKLHRAEVTHAVLDYEGSCAIDGEWLDLSGIREYEQIQIYNVDNGERFTTYAIRGEEGSRMISVNGAAAHKAKVGDRVIICAYAHYSEAELLNFKPRMLYMAPGNELSHTSNAIPVQVA
- the pgi gene encoding glucose-6-phosphate isomerase: MAYYRTPHDVTALPAWQALNDHRQAMQDFSMREAFNADPQRFTQFTLSSCGLFLDYSKNLINAETRNLLVGLANEVDLKGAIKSLFDGEIVNSSEGRPALHTALRRPVGDKLSVNGVNVMPEVHKVLNQITDLVGRIHDGLWRGYTEKPITDVVNIGIGGSFLGPELVSEALLSYAQKGVRCHYLANIDGSEFHELTMKLRAETTLFIVSSKSFNTLETLKNAQAARAWYLAQGGSEAELYRHFIAVSSNNAAAVAFGIREENIFPMWDWVGGRYSLWSAIGLPIALAIGMSNFKELLSGAYTMDQHFQSAPFDQNMPVLLALLGVWYGNFWGAQSHAILPYDHYLRNITKHLQQLDMESNGKSVRQDGTPVSTDTGPVIWGGVGCNGQHAYHQLLHQGTQLIPADFIVPIVSFNPVSDHHQWLYANCLSQSQALMLGKTLPEAEAELRDKGMSEEDVHKIAPHKVIPGNRPSNTIVVERISPRRLGALVAMYEHKVFVQSVVWGINAFDQWGVELGKELGKGVYNRLVGSEETPADDASTQGLINYFRGRHRG
- the acs gene encoding acetate--CoA ligase; translation: MFDISTFPKADAVRRAANLSQDDYHRLYRQSIEHPSTFWAEQAGRFLDWSTPWETVQRYNLKTGEASWFAGGKLNVSYNCIDRHLEKRGDQIAILWEGDDPAESAQITYKKLHHNVCRLANVLKSRGVKKGDRVCIYMPMIPEAAYAMLACTRIGAVHSVVFGGFSPDSVRDRILDADCRTVITADEGVRGGKFVPLKQKVDQALQSCPNVSTVIVVERTHGEVDWVEGRDLWYHQALRDVSDDCPPEPMDAEDPLFILYTSGSTGKPKGVLHTTGGYLLQAAMTFKYVLDYRDGEVFWCTADVGWVTGHSYIVYGPLANGASTLIFEGVPSYPSSSRFWQVIDKHHVNIFYTAPTALRSLMREGPEPLKDTSRQSLRLLGSVGEPINPEAWDWYFNVVGDQRCPIVDTWWQTETGGIMLSPLVSAQRIKPGCATQPMFGVQPVLLDETGKEIKGAGSGVLAIKSSWPAQIRSVYGDPQRMVDTYFKPYPGYYFTGDGARRDEDGDYWITGRIDDVINVSGHRIGTAEVESALVLHDSIAEAAVVGYPHDLKGQGIYAFVTPMNGTEANDELKKELLAHVSKEIGSFAKPDLIQWAPALPKTRSGKIMRRILRKIACNELDSLGDTSTLADPSVVQELVDKRLNQ